A stretch of the Arvicanthis niloticus isolate mArvNil1 chromosome 30, mArvNil1.pat.X, whole genome shotgun sequence genome encodes the following:
- the LOC143440770 gene encoding vomeronasal type-1 receptor 4-like: protein MPSHRMEFWTMSLKVLSLLQIATGILGNVSLFIYYLVYYTEHTLKPTDLILMHLTASNALIVLSIGVPYTMAAFGMKQFLNDFGCKLIFYFQRVGRSVSISTTCFLSVFQAITISHRESCCKDQKVKAAKYIGCSISLLWVLSMIIHFIFLVYILVKMTNTTITRNRDFEYSSTGWHNEITGLLYAALVVCPEIFFSVLIAWSSGSMIVILYRHKKRVQYIHSSHVSRRNSPESRATQNILVLVSTFLAFYTVSSVLRGCVALLYDHSWWLLNITRLTSLCFPSFAPFLLMSYHSLMSRLSLLWNKLS, encoded by the coding sequence ATGCCAAGTCACAGGATGGAATTCTGGACTATGTCACTTAAAGTACTTTCCTTATTACAAATTGCAACTGGAATACTGGGAAATGTCTCTCTTTTTATCTACTATCTTGTCTACTACACAGAACATACATTAAAGCCCACAGATTTGATTCTCATGCATCTAACGGCATCCAATGCCTTGATAGTTCTCTCTATAGGAGTTCCCTACACAAtggcagcatttgggatgaagcagtttttaaatgattttggaTGCAAATTGATTTTTTACTTTCAAAGAGTAGGCCGAAGTGTGTCCATTAGTACCACTTGTTTCTTGAGTGTCTTCCAGGCCATCACCATCAGTCACAGGGAATCCTGTTGTAAGGATCAAAAGGTAAAAGCTGCAAAGTACATTGGATGCTCCATTTCCCTTCTTTGGGTCTTGTCCATGAttatacatttcattttcttggtaTACATACTTGTGAAAATGACTAACACAACCATAACAAGAAACCGAGATTTTGAGTACTCTTCCACAGGATGGCATAATGAaattactggcttgctctatgCAGCATTGGTAGTGTGTCCTGAAATCTTCTTTTCTGTGCTCATTGCCTGGTCCAGTGGCTCCATGATTGTGATTCTGTACAGACACAAGAAGAGAGTTCAATACATCCACAGCAGTCATGTTTCCAGGAGAAACTCTCCAGAATCCAGAGCCACCCAGAATATTCTTGTCCTGGTGTCTACCTTTCTGGCATTTTATACTGTCTCCTCTGTCTTACGTGGCTGCGTAGCTCTTTTGTATGACCACAGTTGGTGGCTGCTGAACATCACTCGCCTCACTTCTCTGTGTTTTCCATCCTTTGCACCCTTTCTTCTTATGAGTTATCACTCCCTTATGTCCAGACTCAGTTTGTTATGGAATAAATTATCCTAa